ACCGGTACTTCAAAGAAAGATAGAAGGAACATCGGCAAGCTTGTTAAAACCGAGTTTATCAACACAAGCCGACCTCCATAAgacataagcttgcccttccagcaacttagtcTTTTTCGAATCTatcttcaatacatttccattccCTATTCGTCAAACGTCTATGATGAATTGGAATCCCTAGGTAACTAAATGGTAATGATCCCATTTCACATCCGAATAGTTGCTTGTAAGAATCTTGTTCCTCCTTTGCTCTCCCAAAGCAGACCAATTCGCTTTTGTTAAAATTAATTTTTAATCCAGAAAATTGTTTAAATAGGCAAAGAACAAGCTTCATATTCCTAGCTTTTGCGATATCGTGTTTCATGAATATGATTGTGTCATCCGCGTATTGTAGTATGGACACTCCCCCCTCTACAAGGTGTGGGACAAGTCCTCCTACTTGATCATTCTCTTTAGTCGGACCAATAAGGACTGCCAACATATCCGCTACTATGTTGAATAACACAGGAGACATGGAATCTCCCTGTCTGAGTCCCTTATGTGTTTGAAAGTAATGACCTATGTCATCATTAACTTTAATTCTAACACTACCTTTCTGAATGAAAGCACCCACCCGGTCTCTTCAGGATTCGTTGAACCCCTTCATACGTAAGGCCTTTTGAAGGAACGACCATTTAACCTTATCATATGCCTTTTCAAAATTCACTTTAAAGATAACCCCATCAAGTTTCTTTGTATGTATTTCGTGCAACGTTTCATGCAAGTCGATGACCCTTTCTAGGTTGTGTCTCGCAGGCATGAACGTTGTGTGCGTTGGTTGGACTACCGAATGGCCAATCTGCGTCAACCTATTCCTGCCAATCTGCGTCAACCTACAAACTTGCATCCCTATGAAGTATGAACACCATGTCTCTAGTTGTTAAGCCACACTTGCGGCTCATCTACATGTTTGCCCCAAATTAACCTTCAAATGTAACAGAATGAGTACTTACACTTCTCGATTTACTCTGTCCCTAATATCGCTACAAGCTAAACGCTCAGATTTAAGCTAGTACTGTAGTATACATCCTCACGATCCTCGCTATGTTCCGTCCGGTTGGTGGTGCAAGCACAAGAATCAGACGACCTGGAGGCTGGGCTCGGCCGGCTtgtcgccggcctcctcctccagtgACGCGAGCCACTGGAGCAGCGCCGCGTTGAACTGCTCCGGCGCCTCGTCGTGCGGGCAGTGCCCGGCCTGCAGGTTGACGACGGTGGAGTTGGCGTAGAACTCGTGGATCCGCGCCGCCTTGGCCGGGCCGACCCACGGGTCCAGGTCCCCCCACAGCAGCAGCAGCGGGCACGTCAGCTTCCCCAGCAGCTTGTCCAGCGTGTACCGGCTCTGGTTCGCCATGAACCGCGACATGAGCCTGTAGTACACCTCGCCGGCGTTCGGGTCGGCCGTCGGCGCCGTGATCGAGCTTATCAGGTACTCGTCCACGTTGCTCGGATCTTTGTACACCTGCACGCATTGGCAACAAATGAAGAATGGATGAGACGTTCATCCGTCGATCAGGTGTCTGTGGGTGGCTTTCGGCTGAGTTGCGTACGCTTTTGAGGACTTTCTCGACCCTGGCCGGCTGCTTGGCCTGCCAGAAGAGGAACCCGAGCACGACCCGCTGGAACGCCTCCTTGAGCGGCTTCACGATGAGCCTCGTCACCGCgctcacctcctcctccgccgcctcttcAGCCTTGGGTGGTGCGTTGGGGTCTCCGAACTGGCCGGCGGAGTTGAGCAGCACGACGCCCCGGACCAGCTCCGGCACCTCCGTCGCCGCGAACAACGTCGTGAAGCCACCTAAGCTGAACGCGAGTACGCGACCAACCATGCAACACCCGTGTCAGCGGGATGTTTGTGAAGAACTGTGTGTTCCTGAACTCTGAAGAATGATGTCCAGGACTCTAGGTACCTGTTGCCGACGACGACGGATGGCGACTGGACGACCTCCCTGAGGAAGTCGGAGACCTGCTCCATCCAGATGGTGGCGTCGTACTCCACCAGCGCCTTCTCGCTCCAGCCAAAGCCCAGCAGGTCCACGGCGTACACCTTGTACTTCTTGGCCAGCTCCGGGATGTTGTACCTGATCACCCAGTTCACAGTTGTTCAGACAACACCAACCAATCGGTTCAAGCACTTGTCAGCTCGCATTTCCCAATAACGGTTTCCCGCCACACAGGCCACGGAGAGCAGATAAGGTGATGATCGAGCTGAGCCGACGGCTGACCTCCAATGGAACGCCGACGCGCCGAAGCCGTGGATGAGCACGATGGGCTGGCCGGACCCTTGCTCCACGTAGTGTATCCTGCGGCCCCTCCACGTCCAGAAGCTGTACCCGTCCGCCTTGAACGGCAGCCTCTCCAATGCTGCAAGCAAACGAGATGAAGAACATGGATCTATCGATGTCTCGACTCTGAACTCTGAAGAAATAGCTAAGCTGAGGCTGACCTTGAGCAGCGGCGCCgtcggaggaggtggaggaggcgagCAGCGAGGAGGAGACGGAGAGCGCTACCCCCTTGGTCAATAGGTCCCTCCTCTGCATCATCAGAAACTTGTTGCCTCCTGCCAACAACCGAAGAATCACAGGGTAATCAGTTCACGAGGAGTCCGACCGAATCACCCACGCATGTCTGTGAAAAGCAGAGAGAAGAACCAACCGTTGAGGCCAGTCCCGACGCCGCAGCGGCGGCCGGACGAGGACCGGAGGGCGGCCGCGGAAGCGGACGCGACGGACATCGGGGTACCAGCTGCCGTACTACGTGGCCGAAGGAAGGCTTGTGGAGAAGAAGCAACCTCGGCTCGCCTGAAAAAAGAAGCTCGGTAATTCGTGGGGACAGGCGGAGAGAGTTTTACTTGTAGGTTTGCGCCGGTGTTGGTGTGTGTGGGTGGCGAGCAATCGGGCAGCCGTGGCAGCGCCCGAGCCAAAAGTTCGAAAGGGAGGGATTCATCGACGCGACGTCGGGTCGGCCGTGAGGCCCACGGCAATCTACATGGCGAAGCCGGATAGTCGGACTTGCACACGGAAAGATACAGTATGCTTCTTGTGTAAGAGTACAAAGGAGAAGGGAAGTTAGCACATGTAATGAACAAATTTGACCCCCTAAATGACCGCGGACGCATCCGATTAGTGTCACTTTCTATTTGTTCGTCTACGCAATCATGTCCCTTACTTGCATTGGGGGTTAAAAAAATCCAGCCGTCCCCACCCCAGCCGGACACAtgcagagagagaggggagagattcCTTTTCTACATCCACATGATGGACCTAGCAGAAAAAaagaagagggagagaggagagaggctgaCATGTGTGAtttatgcatgtaaaaatagcgtcGGACACCCCCCAAGCGCGCCAGAGGGGCTGGGTTCGGTCTGGGGTCGTTGGGCTAGTTTTGATTAGATCCGACGCAAAACGACGTTCTGGGGTATGGTTGGGACCTTTTTCTCCGTCGGTGCTAAAAAAGGTACTTCGAAGGGCGTCGTGGGAGCACGGCTCGAGATGCCCTTATAGGTCGGGTCACATGCATGTTTGTAGAAGGAAAGGACAAACAACAAGGGAGAATGAGTATCAACCCTAATAagtgaaaaacaaaaggaaaaaagttCTACTAGGAACAGGGGCACATAAGACTTCGGGGGACGAGGACGAACAATTCCAGAATACATAACATATTAGAGCCAATTAGAGAGACCTCCAAGGGAGATCATCCCGAGGTAGCCACCACCCTTGCTCCCGCATCTTCCAAGTTCACGGACAGAGCCCCAATGTACCTCATCCACTTCTCTTTCTGCTTCAACCTCGCTCTCGCCAAATCAATAGGGTAGATTTTCTACCAGCATCCCACAAAGAGGGTATGATCATTTCAACGCGCTCTCTTGCCTCTCCGGAGCACATAATCTTCCACTGGAAGCAGGTCAAGGCTATGCCCCTCAATATCATCTGCAATCCAAGCCAAATCTTATTATTAAAACATATATCATTTCTGCACCTTTAGATAGCCCAGAGAATAGCACCATGAATCAAGTTGTTGGGAGGTTCCTTTTATTGATCATCTACATGTGATCCACCTTTTCATAAATAGCATGGGTCCTAAGACTAGTGATGGAGCAATAATGTTCCCAATCTCAGAAGCAATTGTACACTAAAAAAAGTGGTTACACGATTCATTCTCACAACAAAATAAACATGAGACTCACCTAATTGTTGTCTCTTGCTCGAGTTACTCCTAGTCAGGAGCTTGTTATGAGATAACAATCACAAAAATATATGAATTCTAGGTGGTACTTTACAACAGAAGTATGAACAGGTTGAATACCTCTAAAATTCACAAAGGCATACTAGACGTGACATAATATATTCTATTTGATTCTAATTTCCAAAAAATGGCATCCTCTTCATTATTAAGAGAGATGGACTGGACAATACTGACCAGGTCCTACCATAAAGGGAGGAGCCTTTCATCAATACACCTTCTAAAGGTAATCATCAAGTGCTCACCATCCCAAACATTAGCAATGGGAACATTATGCTCATTATAAATTGTATATAGCCCCCAAAAATGAGTAGCCAAACTATAGTTACCAAACCAGTGATCCTCCCAAAACTTAAATTTCCTCCCACTCCCTACTTTCCAATGAAACTCCATTTTGGCTGCCTTAGTAGCCCACAAGACCCCTttccaaaagggagaggatccaGTGTCCCGAGAGGATAAAGTATTAGGTTATTGGGTATTATACTTAGCATTAATAATATGTTTCCAGATTTTATCTCCCCCAATTGGTATTTTCTAACCCACGAGGCTAATAGACCGAGCTTCATATCAGCCAAGTTAGTATTACCTAAGCCCCCAAATTATTTCTTCTCGATGACTAGGTCCCAATTAGCAAGACGATGTTTATGGCGTCCCTCCTAATTATCCAAGAACCAGTGAGCCATTTGGGAATTAACTGTAGAGACAACCAACTTAGGGAATTTTATCATGCTCATAAGATAAGAAGGAATACTAGCCAGGTAAGACTAAACTAGCCCTAACTTACTGACATACCCCAATAGTATCCCCTTCCATCCAACATCTCTTTTGAGGATTTTATCAATGAGAggcatcaaatcctattttctaAGCTTGGAGTGACGGAGGGGGAAGCCATATTTAATAAGAAAAGAGACAAGCCCATAGGTCAAGGCTTGAGCAATAGAGTTAGCCCCTTCCTAACCAATGTTAATGGGCACAAGGTCACACTTTTGAAACTTGATCCTCATCACTTACATTTGTTCAAAGCAAGAGAGTATCCACTTTAAATTATTAGCATACTCTATGCTATTATCCATAAACAGTagagtgtcatctgcatattgcaGACTCACTATTCTATAAGGAGAGACCTTCTTCATCATACCGGTAAGCATGTTCTTTTTAGCTCCTCTAACTAGCATTCTACTAAAGACATCTGCCACCAAGTTAAAGAGGAGGGGAGAGTTCGGTCTCATTGCCTTACCCCCCTTGGAAGTTTCAAAGAAGTCAATATTGAAATTATTGATCCTAACACCAACATATCCCTTTAATAAGAGAGACTCAACTTTGTTCATCCACTTAGGGATAAATCCCATGTGATACATCATCTTAAGGAGGAATTCTCTACTAACTCTCTCATATGCTTTCTCATATTCCAGTTAAAAAAAACCCTCCTTACTTTTAGTTACAACATCATGAATAATTAAATGTGGTGCAACCACACTTTCTACAATAAATCTACCTTTTATAAAGGCAATTTGACTATGAGAGATAATATCATCACAAATTTGTGCCAACTGATTTGTGACACACTTAGCAAAAATCTTACAATTACTAAGTGCAATGGGTTTACATTTGTGAATGACATTCACGTCATTATTTAGGAATAAGATTCAAAAGGATGTTTAATCGGTAAAGATCAAGCTCATTTCTATTTCAGGCTTCATTGATGAGCATAAGGTCATTTTTAACCACATACCAAAAAAGTTGATAGAATAAAAAAGGAAAGCCATCAAGGCGAGGATAACCTTGACTATAAGAGCCAACGATGGCAGCCCTAACATCTTTTTAAGTAATATCAGCCTCAAACAGGGCATTATGTTCTTTAGAAACTTTTTGAGAGGGGTCCCAAAAATCATCATTAAAGAAAATACCCATTGTATCTTCCCTACTGAATAATTCCTTATAGTAATCATCAACCACCTTAATGATATCTTTAGTATCATCCACATGGCCATTAGGACCAATGGGCACATGAAtatgttttttttccttctttgatTAGCCCAATCATGGAAATAAGAAGTGTTCCTCCCTCCCTCCAGAACATATCTATCTATAGATTTGTGCCTAGACTTAATCTCCTCCAACCTCCAAATCTACTATAGCTCACTAGTTATATCATTCACGTGAGCTTTAGATTGAGGGGATAAAGATTGAGTCTTAGCAGCTATAGCTAACATATCATACTCAGCCACCAACTATTGCTTGGCCCTATTTTGAGCAGTTTCATAGTTGTCATTCCACCCTTTACACATTTTCCTAAGCCTCCTGATCTTAAACTGCCACATATCTAGTGGATCGGCTAGAGAGTAGGGGGCATTCCAATTATTCTTAACTAAATCCTCAAGACCATCTACCTCCAACCACCATTTTTCAAATCTAAATTGCTTGTCTTTAGGAGGTTGGAGAGCTCCACTATGCAAGCACCATAGGTGCATGATCACTACCAACCCTAGGCAATGCCTTGAGTTGTATAGTAGGGAACATGGCCTCCCAATAGGTGGTCATGAAAACTTATCTATACAAGCCATCACCATATTATCCTGATTGTTGGCCCAAGTAAACTTCTTTACATCATTCTTCCATTCAATAAGGTCATACTTATTTATCCAGTCACATGCATGTCATTAGTGGACAAGGGAAGCGacaaagaaaagaaataataaagaGGCCCGGGCAATTCTCTATGGTGGGCCTAATCCTATGTGGCACACGCAGGACCACTGACCTGACATGCTCGGGCAATCCTCATACTCATCTTGTGTGGTTAGTGGTCTTGTGTCCGTCCGATGAATTTGGGGAGTCCGATTTTAGATGCTCTTAGGGATCTTGTGAAGTTAAAATaaatactttgaaaaattaaaaatgagTTTTTGAAAAATTGAAATGAGTCTCTAAAATTGAAACCGGTACATCAGAAATGGAAATCAATCTTTAAAAAATCAAAGAGTAATGTTCATGGGAGCGAATTGAAGTTAGGTTATTGTAGCTTACATGTCTTCTCTTTGTAAGTCGGGAGGATCCAACTCTCTACACGGCTACATGGTGCATATTTCTttgtgtgtggttttggtaactgatgacaatctgtgtggactaatggttgccttgagttacattcgaaggatttgtccataagcacttcttgaagtccatctgttggttttaaggagtttatatggtcaccaaggtggtattcaaggttttatccaaagactaGTCATGTGAGAATTGAGCTTATTACAACCATGTATTGAAGAAGAATATCGtatgaacattcatgtttacTTTCAAcacatcatctttatgaagagagaagatacgatacaaggttgatcaagactaagtcaaagagtgaatcaagttgatcaacacacaaagcatacaaaatataccaagagggatcaagtgatcccatggtatggtaagtattgtccatttgctttgtgtactaacccatagtctacttgagagttctatgtggggttaggtatgtttccatgggcttgcatcaagaggaagatctcatacaacccatggaggatgacattaagtgttgatggtcaTCAAGATtatgatgtgcaagttcaagtggagcatcacgaagagatcatgcttgaaactTGTCGttcattgtggtgacaatggacttgtgaagatgtgccgaaAAATGGCTCATCCATAGTGAAGTATaggggagcaatctactagtcttctTCAAGccgatgcaatcaagaaaggtggttcaTATTGAGGAGGACAAGATCGTCTTAATCTAGCtctagtggactatgtgcaaggcaaATGTTTTTTTCCTTGATAGGTTTCCTATTTTACCATTCTCACGGTGTTAGTTGGGAAACCATGTTATAGGATTGATTGTCgtgctatcaaggggggctctcaagtgagtagcttgaccgTATCATTCGTTTAGATCTCAAACCATaacattcttggcatcatcatatttcttggttcttggttggtTTTTCTCTCTGCGGGTACTCGAGCTtagggtcatcttcatgacaaattcgagttcatcaaaaacagagtccatatgaaTCTTttgtgatgttttcgatgttggagtttttgcccgttcttcattcatagaggtttcacacctATATATCATTAGCATTTTTATACTGTCCCTTCTTGTTATAActcttggatagctcttgtcgtcgtgaatctaacaagcttgagtttgctcaatcagacctcatttgcagaagttatgaCAATTCTCGTGTTCGCGCATTCATTTGCTTCCTATGTTCTGTTTTGGAAGGAACCAAACAGAAGTACCGCAAaaagcagcggtactacctcttattgtGGTATTACCGCTctcgacagcggtagtaccgcttatggTCGATGGTGTGATTGCCAGTACCACGCGATGTACCACCGGCTTTGGTATCTGCACTTTTCATGATGGACTAAGCGGTTTCCGTCCGCGTGTTACTACCATGCCACTATCGCCCTTCTTTTTGGGCCTCAAACCCTCAGCAAACTATGAGCGGTAGTAGGGCGCGATACTACCTTTTATatgtggtagtaccactcccacgagcggtagtaccgcttaggcgAAACTACCTCCGCTCCTATCAGCTCTCTACTTGCACAGTTGTTGTGCTACAATCCaaatggtagtaccgcttgggcgaGCGGTAGTATGCTCCGGCAGCACTACCGCCTCATGGCCTCGTGTCATTGTCGTGTGCGGCTGGCTCAAcagcccaagcggtagtactactcccatgagcggtagtaccgcttgtgtgcgGGCTGAGGggctaacggttggattttccccctcCTATAAAAAGGAGTCTTCTTCCCCGATGGACCTTATCTCTTGAGCTCGTGtttttcccccattgttgaccttctacgAGCTTGCTAGCTCTCAATCCCTACAATGATTctttctagttcttgagggaaaagagagaggagatgtaGATCCatgtttccaccaatcactttctcctctatgtgaggggatccccttggatctagatcttggagttctttgtgagatccttgttcttcctctcatatttctccgtaGATTTTGTTGTTCTggtgggatttgagtgtgaggtacttaaccacttcgtgtgttcttgtcattgcattagtttcaTCGGTTTGTGTTCTTCACAGTGATACAtgaaagtgaagtttgagaagcttatcattcttgggtgtttgggcaccctagagtttgtgcctcttgggtgctttggtgccctagacggttggtggtgcctcggagctcaatcattgtggtataAAGCTCCAAGCAAGCATCGAGGTctctaattaggttgtggagattgccccgagcaatttgcacCTCGGAGCCATAATcccttgtggtgaagcttcgtggtggtgttgggagcctctaattaagttgtggagattctcCCAACCTTGTTGTATGGGGTTGGTGGTCGTCCTCAAGGGTCCTTtaatggaatcacggcatcttgcattgtgcaagggcaggaggatattacggtggccctagCGACTTCTTAGGAATCATTttacctccacaccgctccaaacggagattagcatccacaaagGTGTGAATTtcaggatacatcgtcgtctccgcgtgcctcggttatcttttATCCGAgccatttacttatgcactttactttgcgatagtcatattgtttcttTGTTATATATCatgctatcacttagttatttatcttgcctaacataagttgttggtgcacataggtgagtct
This genomic stretch from Hordeum vulgare subsp. vulgare chromosome 6H, MorexV3_pseudomolecules_assembly, whole genome shotgun sequence harbors:
- the LOC123402290 gene encoding pheophytinase, chloroplastic, which translates into the protein MSVASASAAALRSSSGRRCGVGTGLNGGNKFLMMQRRDLLTKGVALSVSSSLLASSTSSDGAAAQALERLPFKADGYSFWTWRGRRIHYVEQGSGQPIVLIHGFGASAFHWRYNIPELAKKYKVYAVDLLGFGWSEKALVEYDATIWMEQVSDFLREVVQSPSVVVGNSLGGFTTLFAATEVPELVRGVVLLNSAGQFGDPNAPPKAEEAAEEEVSAVTRLIVKPLKEAFQRVVLGFLFWQAKQPARVEKVLKSVYKDPSNVDEYLISSITAPTADPNAGEVYYRLMSRFMANQSRYTLDKLLGKLTCPLLLLWGDLDPWVGPAKAARIHEFYANSTVVNLQAGHCPHDEAPEQFNAALLQWLASLEEEAGDKPAEPSLQVV